The following are from one region of the Corylus avellana chromosome ca1, CavTom2PMs-1.0 genome:
- the LOC132166888 gene encoding esterase-like, which translates to METPIILNYFTISVSCFCIILLYASTLNPVFALENCTFPAIFNFGDSNSDTGGLAAAALLTPTPPYGETFFHMPAGRFSDGRLIIDFMAKSVGLPYLSVYLDSLGTNFKHGANFATAASTIRLPEIIMPAGGGYSPFYLDVQYLQFVQFKIRSQITRQKGGIYANLMPKRDYFPKALYTFDIGQNDLGEGFRSNMTIEEVNASVPDIVNKFSTNVKAIYDLGGRSFWIHNTGPIGCLPYILANFLSAQRDRHGCAKPYNDVAQYFNYKLKEAIVQLRIDLPLAAITHVDVYSVKYSLFSEPNKHGLELPLVAWCGYGGKYNYSSSVGCAGTFTVNGSQIFVGSCERPSVRVNWDGAHYTEAANKFIFDQISTGAFSDPPVPLKMACHHA; encoded by the exons ATGGAGACTCCTATCATTCTCAACTACTTCACAATTTCTGTCTCTTGCTTTTGCATCATTTTATTGTATGCTTCCACACTGAACCCAGTGTTTGCTCTGGAAAATTGTACCTTTCCGGCAATCTTCAACTTTGGAGACTCAAATTCTGATACCGGTGGTTTAGCTGCTGCTGCCTTATTAACACCGACACCTCCTTATGGGGAGACCTTTTTTCACATGCCTGCTGGAAGGTTCTCAGATGGCCGGCTCATTATCGATTTCATGG CAAAGAGTGTTGGTCTCCCGTATCTGAGCGTATATCTTGATTCTCTGGGGACCAACTTTAAGCACGGTGCAAATTTTGCCACGGCTGCCTCCACAATCAGGCTACCGGAAATAATTATGCCAGCCGGAGGTGGATATAGTCCCTTCTACTTAGACGTCCAATACTTACAATTTGTGCAGTTCAAGATCAGATCACAAATAACAAGGCAAAAGG GAGGAATATATGCAAATTTAATGCCCAAGAGGGATTATTTTCCAAAAGCTTTATACACATTCGATATCGGTCAGAATGATCTTGGTGAGGGATTCCGTAGCAACATGACTATAGAGGAAGTCAATGCTTCTGTCCCCGATATAGTCAACAAGTTCTCTACTAATGTTAAG GCGATATATGATTTGGGAGGTAGATCATTTTGGATCCACAACACAGGACCAATTGGTTGCCTTCCCTATATTTTGGCCAATTTTCTATCAGCTCAAAGGGACAGACATGGTTGCGCAAAGCCCTATAATGATGTGGCTCAATATTTCAACTACAAGTTGAAGGAGGCCATAGTTCAGCTCAGGATCGATCTTCCTTTAGCTGCAATTACACATGTAGACGTCTACTCCGTCAAGTACTCTCTATTTAGTGAACCAAACAAACATG GATTGGAGCTTCCACTTGTTGCTTGGTGTGGGTATGGAGGGAAATACAACTATAGCAGTAGTGTTGGGTGTGCAGGAACATTTACAGTAAATGGAAGCCAAATATTCGTGGGTTCATGTGAACGCCCCTCAGTCAGAGTAAATTGGGATGGAGCTCACTACACCGAGGCCGCAAATAAGTTTATTTTTGATCAAATTTCAACTGGAGCATTTTCAGATCCACCCGTACCCTTGAAAATGGCATGTCATCATGCTTAA
- the LOC132189757 gene encoding esterase-like codes for METPIILNYFTISVSCFCIILLYASTLNPVFALENCTFPAIFNFGDSNSDTGGLAAAALLTPTPPYGETFFHMPAGRFSDGRLIIDFMAKSVGLPYLSAYLDSLGTNFKHGANFATAASTIRLPEIIMPAGGGYSPFYLDVQYLQFVQFKIRSQITRQKGGIYANLMPKRDYFPKALYTFDIGQNDLGEGFRSNMTIEEVNASVPDIVNKFSTNVKAIYDLGGRSFWIHNTGPIGCLPYILANFLSAQRDRHGCAKPYNDVAQYFNYKLKEAIVQLRIDLPLAAITHVDVYSVKYSLFSEPNKHGLELPLVACCGYGGKYNYSSSVGCAGTFTVNGSQIFVGSCERPSVRVNWDGAHYTEAANKFIFDQISTGAFSDPPVPLKMACHHA; via the exons ATGGAGACTCCTATCATTCTCAACTACTTCACAATTTCTGTCTCTTGCTTTTGCATCATTTTATTGTATGCTTCCACACTGAACCCAGTGTTTGCTCTGGAAAATTGTACCTTTCCGGCAATCTTCAACTTTGGAGACTCAAATTCTGATACCGGTGGTTTAGCTGCTGCTGCCTTATTAACACCGACACCTCCTTATGGGGAGACCTTTTTTCACATGCCTGCTGGAAGGTTCTCAGATGGCCGGCTCATTATCGATTTCATGG CAAAGAGTGTTGGTCTCCCGTATCTGAGCGCATATCTTGATTCTCTGGGAACCAACTTTAAGCACGGTGCAAATTTTGCCACGGCTGCCTCCACAATCAGGCTACCGGAAATAATTATGCCAGCCGGAGGTGGATATAGTCCCTTCTACTTAGACGTCCAATACTTACAATTTGTGCAGTTCAAGATCAGATCACAAATAACAAGGCAAAAGG GAGGAATATATGCAAATTTAATGCCCAAGAGGGATTATTTTCCAAAAGCTTTATACACATTCGATATCGGTCAGAATGATCTTGGTGAGGGATTCCGTAGCAACATGACTATAGAGGAAGTCAATGCTTCTGTCCCCGATATAGTCAACAAGTTCTCTACTAATGTTAAG GCGATATATGATTTGGGAGGTAGATCATTTTGGATCCACAACACAGGACCAATTGGTTGCCTTCCCTATATTTTGGCCAATTTTCTATCAGCTCAAAGGGACAGACATGGTTGCGCAAAGCCCTATAATGATGTGGCTCAATATTTCAACTACAAGTTGAAGGAGGCCATAGTTCAGCTCAGGATCGATCTTCCTTTAGCTGCAATTACACATGTAGACGTCTACTCCGTCAAGTACTCTCTATTTAGTGAACCAAACAAACATG GATTGGAGCTTCCACTTGTTGCTTGTTGTGGGTATGGAGGGAAATACAACTATAGCAGTAGTGTTGGGTGTGCAGGAACATTTACAGTAAATGGAAGCCAAATATTCGTGGGTTCATGTGAACGCCCCTCAGTCAGAGTAAATTGGGATGGAGCTCACTACACCGAGGCCGCAAATAAGTTTATTTTTGATCAAATTTCAACTGGAGCATTTTCAGATCCACCCGTACCCTTGAAAATGGCATGTCATCATGCTTAA